A single window of Brevundimonas naejangsanensis DNA harbors:
- the ppa gene encoding inorganic diphosphatase, which produces MNIDAIPVGPNAPWDINVIIEIPQGGLPVKYEMDKDSGALFVDRFLHTAMYYPGNYGFVPHTLSDDGDPCDVIVLNPTPVVPGCVIRSRPIGVLKMVDEAGGDEKILAVPVDKLNPYYTEVSSYRQLPAILIEQIEHFFTRYKDLEKGKSVKVNGWGDAGEAAELIAAGMAAHQAKLAAKNEAAA; this is translated from the coding sequence ATGAACATCGACGCCATCCCGGTCGGCCCCAACGCGCCGTGGGACATCAACGTCATCATCGAGATCCCGCAGGGCGGCCTGCCGGTGAAGTATGAGATGGACAAGGACTCCGGCGCCCTGTTCGTCGACCGCTTCCTGCACACCGCCATGTACTATCCGGGCAACTACGGCTTCGTGCCGCACACCCTGTCGGACGATGGCGACCCCTGCGACGTGATCGTGCTGAACCCGACGCCGGTGGTGCCGGGCTGCGTCATCCGTTCGCGCCCGATCGGCGTGCTGAAGATGGTCGACGAGGCCGGCGGCGACGAAAAGATCCTGGCCGTGCCGGTCGACAAGCTGAACCCCTATTACACCGAGGTTTCCAGCTATCGTCAGCTGCCCGCCATCCTGATCGAGCAGATCGAGCACTTCTTCACCCGCTACAAGGATCTGGAGAAGGGCAAGTCGGTCAAGGTCAACGGCTGGGGCGACGCGGGCGAAGCCGCCGAGCTGATCGCCGCCGGCATGGCCGCTCACCAGGCCAAGCTGGCCGCCAAGAACGAAGCCGCCGCCTGA
- a CDS encoding DUF599 domain-containing protein yields MSLFDWIALFVFVIAWLGYGPLMRLTARRSGSLNVDMLSVRDAWMRAMTHREMRLIDSQLLGHSINSGSFFASTNLLLIAAVAGVLFGGEAALRGFAAVGAEAVTPRLMEAKLALVLLCLARGFLDFIWALRQLNYTVALIGAAPEIHEEADRVAYGRAVARVLNPALANFNQGVRGYYFALAAAAWLFGPLWLLLGAVSVFALLAWRQLASPAASAIRQARRLLEQA; encoded by the coding sequence ATGAGTCTGTTTGATTGGATCGCCCTGTTCGTCTTCGTCATCGCCTGGTTGGGCTATGGCCCGCTGATGCGTCTGACAGCGCGCCGCAGCGGCTCGCTCAACGTGGACATGCTGTCGGTGCGCGACGCCTGGATGCGCGCCATGACCCACCGCGAGATGCGATTGATCGACAGCCAGCTGCTGGGCCATTCGATCAACTCGGGCTCCTTCTTCGCCTCGACCAATCTGCTGCTGATCGCCGCCGTGGCCGGCGTGCTGTTCGGGGGGGAGGCGGCCCTGCGCGGTTTCGCCGCCGTCGGCGCCGAGGCCGTCACGCCGCGCCTGATGGAGGCCAAGCTGGCCCTAGTGTTGCTGTGCCTGGCGCGCGGCTTTCTCGACTTCATCTGGGCGCTGCGCCAGCTGAACTACACCGTCGCCCTGATCGGCGCCGCGCCGGAAATCCATGAAGAAGCCGACCGCGTCGCCTATGGCCGGGCCGTGGCGCGGGTGCTGAACCCTGCGTTGGCCAACTTCAATCAGGGCGTGCGGGGCTATTATTTCGCCCTGGCCGCTGCGGCCTGGCTGTTCGGTCCGCTGTGGCTGCTGCTCGGCGCAGTGTCGGTGTTCGCCCTGCTGGCCTGGCGCCAGCTGGCCTCGCCCGCCGCCTCCGCCATACGTCAGGCCCGGCGTCTTCTGGAGCAGGCCTAG
- a CDS encoding bifunctional 4-hydroxy-2-oxoglutarate aldolase/2-dehydro-3-deoxy-phosphogluconate aldolase, whose product MRHDRLAVLTAIETQGVVPVFYHPDAEVCAQVIRACARGGARAVEFTNRGDFAWETFTALSKEFARTDPDIILGVGSILDAPTAALYLASGARFVVSPCLVPEVAQVCNRRMVAYAPGCGSVRDISEAQELGCEIVKLFPGASVGGAEFVKAVLGPMPWTKIMPTGGVEPDEASIRDWFGAGIVAAGMGSKLITKAAIEAKDWAGIEAQVRQTVQTIAAFRKKG is encoded by the coding sequence ATGCGTCACGACCGCCTCGCCGTGCTGACCGCCATCGAGACGCAAGGGGTGGTGCCCGTCTTCTACCATCCCGACGCCGAGGTCTGCGCCCAGGTGATCCGCGCCTGCGCGCGCGGCGGGGCGCGGGCGGTGGAGTTCACCAATCGCGGCGACTTCGCCTGGGAGACCTTCACCGCCCTGTCAAAGGAGTTCGCGCGCACGGACCCCGACATCATCCTGGGCGTCGGCTCGATTCTGGATGCGCCGACGGCGGCCCTCTATCTGGCCTCGGGCGCGCGGTTCGTGGTCAGCCCGTGTCTGGTTCCCGAGGTGGCGCAGGTCTGCAACCGCCGCATGGTCGCCTATGCGCCGGGCTGCGGTTCGGTGCGCGATATCTCTGAGGCGCAAGAACTGGGCTGCGAGATCGTCAAACTGTTCCCCGGGGCCTCGGTCGGCGGGGCGGAGTTCGTCAAGGCGGTGCTGGGGCCGATGCCGTGGACCAAGATCATGCCGACCGGCGGCGTCGAGCCTGACGAAGCCTCCATCCGCGACTGGTTCGGGGCGGGTATCGTCGCGGCGGGCATGGGGTCCAAGCTGATCACCAAGGCCGCCATCGAGGCGAAGGACTGGGCCGGGATAGAGGCTCAGGTGCGCCAGACAGTCCAGACGATCGCGGCGTTTCGGAAGAAAGGCTGA
- a CDS encoding alpha/beta hydrolase — protein sequence MGKALSPEATQNERAAAYEAAYNNRARVPGHPAILDRWRKESLRVIDARRPETIEYGPSERQKMEWFDAGPGAPVAVFMHGGYWQALDRGWFAWVAPALLEHGISVAVPGYDLAPGVTVGKIISQMRDATEFVRARSGKRPLVFGHSVGGHMAAGMLSEGRARAALAISGVFDLEPLVHTSLNDALGLDAPVARALSPIHWPAPNGATPGGTTLDCWVGGAESNEFVRQSREMAAAWGGKGADTHVEIVDGTDHFTVLDPLADPDSPMVKRLVELATAE from the coding sequence ATGGGTAAGGCTTTGTCGCCCGAGGCGACGCAGAACGAACGGGCCGCGGCCTATGAGGCGGCCTATAACAACCGCGCCCGCGTGCCGGGCCACCCCGCCATCCTGGACCGCTGGCGCAAGGAGTCGCTGCGGGTGATCGACGCCCGGCGCCCCGAGACGATCGAGTACGGCCCGTCCGAGCGCCAGAAGATGGAATGGTTCGACGCCGGGCCCGGCGCCCCCGTCGCCGTCTTCATGCACGGCGGCTATTGGCAGGCGCTGGACCGGGGCTGGTTCGCCTGGGTCGCGCCGGCCCTGCTGGAGCATGGCATCAGCGTCGCCGTGCCGGGCTATGATCTGGCGCCGGGCGTCACGGTCGGCAAGATCATCAGCCAGATGCGCGACGCTACGGAGTTCGTCCGCGCCCGCAGCGGCAAGCGGCCGCTGGTGTTCGGCCATTCGGTTGGCGGCCATATGGCGGCGGGCATGTTGTCCGAAGGCCGGGCGCGGGCGGCGCTGGCCATCTCGGGCGTGTTCGATCTGGAGCCGCTGGTCCACACCTCGCTGAACGACGCTCTGGGCCTGGACGCGCCGGTCGCCCGCGCCCTGTCGCCGATCCACTGGCCCGCGCCGAACGGGGCGACGCCCGGCGGCACGACGCTGGACTGCTGGGTCGGCGGGGCCGAGAGCAATGAGTTCGTTCGCCAGAGCCGAGAGATGGCCGCCGCCTGGGGCGGCAAGGGCGCCGACACCCATGTCGAGATCGTCGACGGCACCGACCACTTCACCGTGCTGGACCCTCTGGCCGATCCCGACAGTCCGATGGTCAAGCGTCTGGTGGAACTGGCGACCGCCGAATAG
- a CDS encoding Lrp/AsnC ligand binding domain-containing protein: MMTAIFVFIKCELGFANDVAADLVDNVENVSEVYSTSGQHDLLAKFQLPKDADIGTFVTKQVQTRPHIRDTFTVITFSPFLPSKRA, from the coding sequence ATGATGACCGCCATTTTCGTCTTCATCAAATGCGAGTTGGGCTTTGCGAACGATGTTGCGGCCGATCTGGTCGACAATGTCGAGAATGTGAGCGAGGTCTATTCGACATCGGGCCAGCACGACCTGCTGGCCAAGTTCCAGCTGCCCAAGGACGCCGACATCGGCACCTTCGTGACCAAGCAGGTGCAGACGCGTCCGCACATCCGCGACACCTTCACCGTCATCACCTTCTCGCCCTTCCTGCCAAGCAAGCGCGCCTGA